A window of the Brassica napus cultivar Da-Ae chromosome A2, Da-Ae, whole genome shotgun sequence genome harbors these coding sequences:
- the LOC106390697 gene encoding NDR1/HIN1-like protein 26: MSKISETSPKHCAKKGGININNRRKKLFFTFSTFFSGLLLIIFLIWLILHPAKPEFSLTEADIYTLNVSSSTTHPLNSSIQLTIFSKNPNKKVGIYYDKLLVYAAYRGQQITSEASLPPFYQSHEEINLLTAFLQGTELPVAQSFGYQMVRDRSAGRVIIGMKMDGKLRWKIGTFVSGAYRFNVNCVALVAFGPNMTTSPLGSIQGTRCSTDI, translated from the coding sequence ATGTCTAAAATATCTGAAACTTCTCCAAAACATTGCGCCAAGAAAGGAGGGATTAACATCAACAACCGTCGCAAGAAACTATTCTTCACGTTCTCTACTTTCTTCAGCGGCCTTctcctcatcatcttcctcatctgGCTCATCCTCCATCCCGCGAAACCCGAGTTCTCCCTCACGGAAGCCGATATCTACACCCTCAATgtctcctcctccaccactCATCCCCTTAACTCCTCAATCCAGCTCACTATCTTCTCCAAAAACCCTAACAAAAAAGTAGGAATATACTACGACAAGCTACTCGTATACGCAGCATATAGAGGACAACAAATAACATCGGAGGCTTCTCTACCGCCTTTCTATCAATCTCATGAGGAAATCAATCTTTTAACAGCGTTTCTCCAAGGGACTGAGCTTCCGGTTGCTCAGTCCTTTGGTTATCAAATGGTTCGTGATCGGTCAGCCGGTAGAGTAATCATCGGTATGAAGATGGACGGGAAGCTAAGGTGGAAGATTGGGACATTTGTCTCTGGCGCATACCGGTTTAATGTGAATTGTGTTGCACTAGTGGCTTTTGGACCGAACATGACCACTTCTCCATTAGGTTCAATACAGGGGACTCGTTGCTCTACAGATATATGA
- the LOC106390707 gene encoding RNA-binding protein 38: MSLPNDIETKIYVAGLPWITKTESLRNYFEQFGEIVYANVVCDRATKRSKGFGFITFKEAESANRACEDPNPTIDGRKTSCKLAYLGARVHNNQSNENGLAICVEPYWNQYHCHWQYYQQYYEYYPWFSIYPY; this comes from the exons ATGTCTCTACCAAACGATATAGAGACAAAGATATATGTTGCAGGTTTGCCTTGGATCACAAAAACTGAAAGCCTTCGGaattactttgaacaatttggAGAAATTGTTTATGCTAATGTTGTTTGTGATAGAGCAACCAAACGATCAAAGGGTTTCGGGTTT ATCACATTTAAAGAAGCTGAATCTGCAAATAGAGCTTGCGAGGATCCGAATCCAACTATAGACGGACGAAAGACCAGTTGCAAACTTGCTTATCTTGGTGCTAGGGTTCACAATAACCAATCAAACGAAAACG GTCTAGCTATTTGCGTAGAACCCTACTG GAACCAGTATCATTGCCACTGGCAGTATTATCAGCAGTATTACGAATATTACCCTTGGTTTAGCATCTATCCGTATTAA
- the LOC106418874 gene encoding growth-regulating factor 7, with amino-acid sequence MDFLKVSDKTTTPYRNNSLFGLSQQHMEIHPHPHPHPHVITPHAGNGVMGCYYYYPFTNAQLKELERQAMIYKYMIASIPVPFDLLVSSSSYAPPCNNKNAVGDLEPGRCRRTDGKKWRCSKEVVSNHKYCERHLHRGRPRSRKHVELPYSRPINIGGGSEKNRVLSSIKDTTVVEPKEVSSALSNYRGLEIFPASASNEQENKYLNFIDVWSDGVRSSEKQSTPASSSPNGNPSLYSLDLSMGGNSLMGHDEMGLRVIGPGRDEPHGYGPYGGVVSSSLDEMSRWLASTSATPGGPLAEILRPNPSSAFSGEMEGNSLTATPTPSSSPSRVVKKVTGSVSDDSSKI; translated from the exons ATGGACTTTCTCAAAGTTTCTGACAAGACAACAACTCCATATAGAAATAACTCTCTATTTGGTTTGAGTCAACAACACATGGAGattcatcctcatcctcatcctcatcctcatgTCATTACTCCTC ATGCAGGAAATGGAGTTATGGGATGTTACTATTATTACCCTTTCACAAACGCGCAACTAAAGGAGCTCGAGAGACAAGCTATGATCTACAAGTACATGATCGCATCCATTCCCGTTCCTTTCGATCTCCTTGTCTCATCATCATCCTATGCACCTCCCTGTAATAATAAAAACGCTGTCGGAGACTTAGAGCCGGGGAGATGTCGGAGAACAGACGGGAAGAAATGGAGATGCTCGAAAGAAGTAGTCTCTAATCACAAATACTGTGAGAGACACTTGCACAGAGGCCGTCCTCGTTCAAGAAAGCATGTGGAACTTCCTTACTCTCGCCCTATCAACATCGGTGGTGGTTCCGAGAAAAACAGAGTTCTTAGTTCTATAAAAGACACAACAGTCGTCGAGCCAAAGGAGGTTTCATCAGCCCTCTCAAACTACAGAggactcgagatctttcctgcATCGGCGTCAAACGAGCAAGAAAACAAGTATCTGAACTTCATAGATGTCTGGTCCGATGGAGTAAGATCATCTGAGAAACAGAGCACccctgcttcttcttctcccaatGGCAATCCTTCTCTTTACTCGCTTGATCTTTCCATGGGAGGAAACAGCTTAATGGGCCACGATGAAATGGGCTTAAGGGTAATTGGGCCGGGCCGTGATGAACCTCACGGGTATGGTCCATATGGCGGTGTCGTGTCTTCTTCACTTGATGAGATGTCGAGATGGCTTGCTTCCACTTCCGCCACGCCCGGGGGACCATTAGCGGAGATACTGAGGCCGAACCCGAGTTCAGCGTTTTCTGGCGAAATGGAAGGGAATAGCTTGACGGCGACTCCTACTCCGAGCTCGTCGCCGTCTAGAGTGGTGAAGAAAGTGACTGGTTCAGTGTCTGATGATAGCAGCAAGATTTAG
- the BNAA02G10160D gene encoding uncharacterized protein BNAA02G10160D, with the protein MGYVLRVRMASFFAGAATASLIGFSVLYKDYKVAHESISHQAKAFHDSLDTRISTLESLRQSEAPQLPQTTTD; encoded by the exons atggggtACGTGTTGAGGGTGAGAATGGCATCTTTCTTCGCCGGAGCTGCGACCGCGTCTTTGATCGGCTTCTCTGTTCTGTACAAGGATTACAAAGTCGCTCACGAATCGATTTCTCACCAG GCAAAGGCTTTTCATGACTCTCTGGATACAAGGATCTCTACTCTTGAGAGCTTGAGACAAAGTGAAGCTCCTCAGCTTCCTCAGACAACAACTGATTAG